Genomic window (Aquimarina sp. BL5):
AGCAGATGGTCTATAATACATGGAGTTTCCTTTTTCTATATTGCCCTGAATATTCTCTGGATCTAGTTCAATAGATTTGTCAATGTATTTCATGCTTTTCCTACCTAAGTAAATCGCTTTAAAATTTGAGATACCAATCGTAAACGCAATGTATGCTCCCTTATATGCCAGTAAAGTTGGATTTTCGGGAGATTCTTCTAATAACTTATCTATAATTTTTTCCGATTTATCTATATATTCTTCAGCGGTATCGTCTTTTTCTGCACCAATTAACCAAGCCGTATAACCATAGTAATAACTAATAAGTTCTAATTGTTCATCAAAACTACTATTCGAGCTTACATTTTTTTCGCAGGTATGCATTAATTCGTACCACACATCCATTTTACCTCTCGAATACGCTTTGTAAATTGGGTCACGGTATGGACTTTGAGAAAAGCTCAATTGTATTGAAAGCAACAAAACGCTGATTGTAATTACAAATCTTGTAATATATTTCGGTCTTTCCATATTAGTTTCTTCTGTTTATTATTTATCAGTCCTTTAATTATTATTAAAAGAAATACAATGTGCTGTGGTAGGACTAAAAGTAAGTTTTGAAAAATTGATTGTTGACTCGCCAACATTACAAAAAATCGAATGCAGGCAATGCCAGTAAGATATGCAGTTAACCACCAAAATCCCATCTGTGCGTACACTACGAATGGAGCGATGGTTGTTAAAATTGCAAAAGAAATAGTTACGAAAATACTATTTCCAAAAAATTGAAATATGTTTTTGATAAATCCTTCAATAGCATCATCCAGTCCAACATACATTCTGCAAGAAATATCATTGTCTCCTAAGCGCGCATCACTGGCAAGTCCTCTTTGTTTAAATAATCTAATAATAGCGATATCTTCTACTTTATGAGACTTATATTTTTCGTGTGGCCATATTGCTTTATAAGTAGCTGCTTTAAACATCATAAATTGCCCGTTGGCAGCTGAAAAAACTTTGTTTTTTGACTTTCGAATTAGATAAATTGGAAGTATACTCAACAAAACCCAGTTCATTAAGGGTACAGAAACTTTTTCTCCGAAAGACTTTACTATTTGTTTTGGAAATATCGACAACAAATGAAGTTCGTGTTTCTGAAGATAACTAACACTACGTTTAATCACATCCTTTTTAACACTTACATCTGCATCTAAAAAGAGTAATAAATCACCCGTAGCTGCTTGCGCTAATTGATGACAGGCGTGATTCTTACCTAACCAACCTTGAGGAAGTTCATCTCCATTTAATAGTTTAATATTAGGTTTAAGTGATGCCCAATTCTGGATAATACTTTCCGTTTGATCGGTTGAGTGATCATTATAAACAATGATTTCTAGCATACTGTATTCAAACGCCGATAATTGCTCCAATAAAGTTCCGATATTATCTTCCTCATTACGAGCCGGTATTAAAATTGAAACACGAGGCACCGATGTTAACGAAGTTACCTTTGGTAAATAAGCAAACGACAGATAATTAACAAATGCTACAAGCAATCTGATAATAAGCAGGATTATTAGAAAATAACAGAAATAAATCATCTTACGCCTTGTTTTGTAAAACACGATTTCGCAAAACGATTAAATTCTCGTTCTACATCTTCAGCATTCGTATTCGTACTTATAGTATGTGTCTCGTAATATACAAACATATCAGGTCTAAGTTTAGTTCCATAGTTAATAAGGTTAATATTATAAACTAATTGGAAATCATTTTTCATATTCTCTAGAATATGCGAAAGTAACCCTTTTTCGAAAGTAAACTCTCGTGTATATATACTCTGGATTTTTCCTTGAGGAAAAAATAAAAATAAATTCTCTTTATTCTGTAGCATTTCGACCGCATAATCAAGGCTTGCTATACTTGATCGCTTACCTTTGTTAATCGAACTAGCACCAATTTTGGTTAATAGCATATTTTTACTCAGCTCTTTTTCTAGCATCATAAAATTAAACCTTCGTTTAAAAACTTTGAAGTTTAATAGGATTTGAATAAAGCCATCATAAAATGAGAAATGATTACTGATCATAAGAATCGGCAACCCTTTTTCTTCGTAATCACCTTTATACTTTATACTACTGAAAAAAAAGCCTATTAGTATTTTTGTATAATACTTAGAAAACCTTACCCACGATTTACTATGATTAGCTCGTATCATTTGTTAGTATAAATATTAAGAACAACTAAAACTATAAAAAAACTGAACTGAACAAAAAATAACCAACGTGCAGGTCTATTTTGCGTATTCACCTTAAATCTCTGGATAACCCAATTAAAGATTAAAGCCATTAGGAACCAAACTACATAATTATTTATAGGTGGATCATTCTTTGAAAACATCCACATGTCCATTAAGGGAGCAGCTTTTTCCAGTAAGATATCATACAATACCATTAATAATGCTGCTCCTACAATAATAGGAATATTTTTGGATGTATACTTAGAGATAATACCATTGGAAGCATATGTTAAGAAAACCCAATTAAGGCCAATGGTAATAGGTACCTCAGCTATTTTGACACCAAGTCCTTTGCCATATTCATACACTCCGAATAATTTACCGGTCGCTACACCAATAATTTCGATCATAATACCCAATATAAAAATACTTCCTAAAATAGTAATCGTTTTTGTATTCCACTCTTTATGATGCGAAAAAACAGCTATAGAAACTAAAACCAGGGTGTAAGGTGTAATTACTATAAATAAATTGTGAGTAAAAGGCATGAAATATAAAGCTAAACCCACACAGTAAAAAACTATAAAAGTTATTGGCAGGCCTTCATTAACAATATATTTAACTATCCGGTTCATCTACTATTCAGGTATTTCATTAGCAATGGTTATAGCATTGGCTATATAAGATGACATTGTATTTTTTTCAAGTACAATCACTTCACCACCTTTGGCTACGATGTAAGCATTAGCAAAGCCACCAATTCCGGAATCAATCATTACAATCTTCATACCCTTTTAGTTTTTTTAAATCTCATTTCAAAAATATGAGTTAATGCCAAAGGTGATAAAAGCAGTGAAAAATTATAAAACATATCTTCAAGCGGAATTGAAAAAATATGAATTCCCAATATTACTTGAGGGTTATAATCAAAAACAGCTTGCTCAATCCCAGTACCCGTTAGGATTCCGTTTATGATAAAAAATGGGATGAGTAAAATCGGATATATTGCTAAATAGTGCTGTACTACTTCTCTGCTAAAATAATAACTTAGTAAAAGTATCGCAGGCAAAACCAAGAAATTAACAAAGGTATAGGTAAGATCTTGATGTAATAATGAAGTTATAACGGAGCCTATTACGATTAAAAAAGTTAAAACTTTTGTCCATTTTTCATTTAGCTTAAATTTTGGAAAATGAAATTGAACTGCATAAAACGAGAACGCACAAGCATATGGAATGGCAATGAAAAACAAATATTCTTCTAAAGGAAGCTTATTTATATAAATGCCAGAATTATAAATTGGGTTGAAAAACCAACATCCAATATGAGTAAAGATGATATCCCATGTCACAAAAATAATCATCGTTATTAAAATTGCAGGAAGTAGGTATTTCCAACGCTTATAGAGCTTAAGGTTTTTCTCGAAACTCAAAGCAAGCGGCCCAGCAAGTGATATAACAAGTATTATTAAATAAAGTGACATAGTTCGTAATTTTATGATGCTCTACGCCAGTTTAAGCTTCTTACTGATATAAATAGAGCCTAATGACCATATCTTAACTCTATTAGGAATTCGAATTCGCTCATTAAGTAATTTCTCTACAGGAGTACTCTCTATCTTAGTTGTAAGTTTAGTATAATAAAGATAAGCTGCATACACTCCTTTTTTTGAATTATCGGGTAGTTCTTTGATTCCCTCTAAAGCAACTCTGAAATCTTCATTAATATCAATAATGATTTTTTTCTTGATATCTTCAGTTAGTTTGTTATCCCTTAAGATTGGAAAGTAGATACGATGTAACTCATTGATATCATCATTGATATCTCGTAAGAAATTCACTTTCTGAAAAGCGGAACCTAAACGCATAGCGGCAGGTTTTAATGCCTGATAACGTTCTTCATCACCATTAACAAAAACTTTAAGACACATTAATCCAACTACATCTGCCGATCCATATATGTACGCTTTAATCTCATCATCATCAAACTCTTTCTTTGATAAATCGCTATGCATGC
Coding sequences:
- a CDS encoding M48 family metallopeptidase; translated protein: MERPKYITRFVITISVLLLSIQLSFSQSPYRDPIYKAYSRGKMDVWYELMHTCEKNVSSNSSFDEQLELISYYYGYTAWLIGAEKDDTAEEYIDKSEKIIDKLLEESPENPTLLAYKGAYIAFTIGISNFKAIYLGRKSMKYIDKSIELDPENIQGNIEKGNSMYYRPSAFGGDKAAAIEYYVKAVKSFEKQGLVVNNWMYINTMTALGQAYEATDQIQRAKLCYEKIMRIFPNFMWVEDELYPDMIKRNNL
- a CDS encoding glycosyltransferase family 2 protein translates to MIYFCYFLIILLIIRLLVAFVNYLSFAYLPKVTSLTSVPRVSILIPARNEEDNIGTLLEQLSAFEYSMLEIIVYNDHSTDQTESIIQNWASLKPNIKLLNGDELPQGWLGKNHACHQLAQAATGDLLLFLDADVSVKKDVIKRSVSYLQKHELHLLSIFPKQIVKSFGEKVSVPLMNWVLLSILPIYLIRKSKNKVFSAANGQFMMFKAATYKAIWPHEKYKSHKVEDIAIIRLFKQRGLASDARLGDNDISCRMYVGLDDAIEGFIKNIFQFFGNSIFVTISFAILTTIAPFVVYAQMGFWWLTAYLTGIACIRFFVMLASQQSIFQNLLLVLPQHIVFLLIIIKGLINNKQKKLIWKDRNILQDL
- a CDS encoding 1-acyl-sn-glycerol-3-phosphate acyltransferase, giving the protein MIRANHSKSWVRFSKYYTKILIGFFFSSIKYKGDYEEKGLPILMISNHFSFYDGFIQILLNFKVFKRRFNFMMLEKELSKNMLLTKIGASSINKGKRSSIASLDYAVEMLQNKENLFLFFPQGKIQSIYTREFTFEKGLLSHILENMKNDFQLVYNINLINYGTKLRPDMFVYYETHTISTNTNAEDVEREFNRFAKSCFTKQGVR
- a CDS encoding carotenoid biosynthesis protein; this translates as MPFTHNLFIVITPYTLVLVSIAVFSHHKEWNTKTITILGSIFILGIMIEIIGVATGKLFGVYEYGKGLGVKIAEVPITIGLNWVFLTYASNGIISKYTSKNIPIIVGAALLMVLYDILLEKAAPLMDMWMFSKNDPPINNYVVWFLMALIFNWVIQRFKVNTQNRPARWLFFVQFSFFIVLVVLNIYTNK
- a CDS encoding lycopene cyclase domain-containing protein, which gives rise to MSLYLIILVISLAGPLALSFEKNLKLYKRWKYLLPAILITMIIFVTWDIIFTHIGCWFFNPIYNSGIYINKLPLEEYLFFIAIPYACAFSFYAVQFHFPKFKLNEKWTKVLTFLIVIGSVITSLLHQDLTYTFVNFLVLPAILLLSYYFSREVVQHYLAIYPILLIPFFIINGILTGTGIEQAVFDYNPQVILGIHIFSIPLEDMFYNFSLLLSPLALTHIFEMRFKKTKRV
- a CDS encoding phytoene/squalene synthase family protein, producing MKELFDDVSFRCSKIVTQNYSTSFSMGIKLFDKSIRDSIYSIYGFVRFADEIVDTFHDYDKATLFSNFEEDYYRAYDQGISLNPILNSFQITVRKYNIDDELIQAFLKSMHSDLSKKEFDDDEIKAYIYGSADVVGLMCLKVFVNGDEERYQALKPAAMRLGSAFQKVNFLRDINDDINELHRIYFPILRDNKLTEDIKKKIIIDINEDFRVALEGIKELPDNSKKGVYAAYLYYTKLTTKIESTPVEKLLNERIRIPNRVKIWSLGSIYISKKLKLA